The Rhodococcus sp. X156 genome window below encodes:
- a CDS encoding FtsW/RodA/SpoVE family cell cycle protein produces MPSNGPASPPAGLSVSPEARPRRGAELLMLAFAAVITTSALVLVEANQDQTLSSDLLVVGGAYLGIFALAHLAVRRWATYADPLILPCVALLNGLGLVMIHRIDLAGAATASQAGRVVPGADAPGQLLWTTLGLALFLALLWFVRDHRSLARYGYTFGLLGLVLLITPAVLPARFSEVNGGKSWILLFGFSIQPGEFAKILLLIFTAAFLVAKRDLFDTAGKHVLGMDLPRARDLAPMLLAWGVSIAVVVFNKDLGFALLIFGTLLVMLYMATERVSWLLIGGGLFLAGCFVAYHLFSHVQVRVQTWLDPYETYDTGGYQISQSLFGLGTGGVGGTGLGAGRPETVPFAKTDFIVAAIGEELGLIGVGAVLMVFTVLVIRGMRTAIAVRDTFGKLLAGGLAFTLAWQVFVVVGGVTKLIPLTGLTTPFVSYGGSSLLANYILVAILLRISDAARRPAQPRRPRTTPSTPIADAPTQMVKRP; encoded by the coding sequence ATGCCCAGCAACGGCCCGGCCAGCCCTCCCGCCGGTCTCTCCGTCAGCCCCGAGGCGCGCCCGCGCCGCGGGGCCGAGCTGCTGATGCTCGCCTTCGCCGCGGTCATCACCACCTCCGCCCTGGTCCTGGTCGAGGCCAACCAGGACCAGACGCTCTCCAGCGACCTGCTCGTGGTCGGCGGCGCCTACCTGGGGATCTTCGCCCTGGCGCACCTGGCCGTGCGGCGCTGGGCGACCTACGCCGACCCGCTGATCCTGCCGTGCGTGGCGCTGCTCAACGGCCTGGGCCTGGTGATGATCCACCGCATCGACCTGGCGGGAGCCGCCACGGCGTCGCAGGCCGGGCGAGTGGTTCCCGGCGCAGACGCTCCCGGTCAGCTGCTGTGGACCACGCTGGGCCTGGCCTTGTTCCTGGCCCTGCTGTGGTTCGTCCGCGACCACCGCAGCCTGGCCCGCTACGGCTACACCTTCGGCCTGCTCGGCCTGGTGCTGCTGATCACCCCGGCGGTGCTGCCGGCCCGCTTCAGCGAGGTCAACGGCGGCAAGAGCTGGATCCTGCTGTTCGGCTTCTCCATCCAGCCCGGCGAGTTCGCCAAGATCCTGCTGCTGATCTTCACGGCGGCGTTCCTGGTGGCCAAGCGCGACCTGTTCGACACCGCCGGCAAGCACGTGCTGGGGATGGACCTGCCCCGAGCCCGCGACCTGGCACCGATGCTGCTGGCGTGGGGCGTGTCCATCGCGGTGGTGGTGTTCAACAAGGACCTTGGGTTCGCGCTGCTCATCTTCGGCACGCTGCTGGTGATGCTGTACATGGCCACCGAGCGGGTGAGCTGGCTGCTCATCGGTGGCGGGCTGTTCCTGGCCGGCTGCTTCGTGGCCTACCACCTGTTCTCCCACGTCCAGGTGCGGGTGCAGACCTGGCTGGACCCCTACGAGACCTACGACACCGGCGGCTACCAGATCTCCCAGTCGCTGTTCGGCCTGGGCACCGGCGGGGTGGGGGGCACCGGGCTGGGCGCTGGGCGCCCGGAGACCGTGCCGTTCGCCAAGACCGACTTCATCGTCGCCGCCATCGGCGAGGAGCTGGGCCTCATCGGTGTCGGCGCGGTGCTCATGGTCTTCACGGTGCTGGTCATCCGAGGCATGCGCACGGCCATCGCCGTCCGCGACACCTTCGGCAAGCTGCTGGCCGGCGGGCTGGCGTTCACCCTCGCCTGGCAGGTCTTCGTCGTCGTCGGTGGCGTCACCAAGCTCATCCCGCTCACCGGCCTGACCACGCCGTTCGTGTCCTACGGGGGATCGTCCCTGCTCGCCAACTACATCCTGGTGGCCATCCTGCTCCGCATCTCTGACGCTGCCCGCCGCCCGGCGCAGCCCCGTCGCCCGCGCACGACTCCGTCCACTCCCATCGCGGACGCCCCGACGCAGATGGTGAAGCGCCCGTGA
- a CDS encoding serine/threonine-protein kinase produces the protein MSLSAGAVLADRYRLSGLIAVGGMGEVWEAIDTRLNRRVAVKVLKPEFSSDSEFVDRFRVEARTAAALNHPGIAGVYDYGETATLDDGQRHTAYLVMELVDGEPLSAVLAREGALDLEQALDMLEQTARALAAAHNRGIVHRDVKPGNILITPTGQVKITDFGIAKATDAAPVTRTGMVVGTAQYIAPEQALGKEATPASDIYALGVVGHEAVSGSRPFTGDNPLSVAMMHVRDQPPALPPHVPATIRVLLESAMAKDPQQRYATGGQFADAIAAVRAGRSPARPAEAATPPLPAPPPRTQRMAASPVPPAAPTGATQATDYSPVAQQQRASANKGLLAILAVLVVALLGVGGWALLSSAGGDDDGPPSVPVPTTTQAPAPSATTQVPTTTRAPSTTRATTTTEAPSTTEEPTTTTPPPAPTTTTAAPPTTSQRTTTATVPPTTTSAPAPTVPSATGGRGTTGGTAPTSNGSTGSAGATGTPTPTATSGGAPGATTG, from the coding sequence ATGAGCCTGAGTGCAGGCGCCGTCCTCGCCGACCGCTACCGACTGTCCGGCCTGATCGCCGTCGGCGGGATGGGCGAGGTGTGGGAGGCCATCGACACCCGGCTCAACCGCCGCGTCGCCGTGAAGGTGCTCAAGCCGGAGTTCTCCTCCGACTCCGAGTTCGTCGACCGCTTCCGGGTGGAGGCGCGCACCGCCGCGGCGCTGAACCACCCGGGCATCGCCGGGGTGTACGACTACGGCGAGACAGCCACCCTCGACGACGGCCAGCGCCACACCGCCTACCTGGTGATGGAGCTGGTCGACGGGGAGCCGCTCTCGGCCGTGCTGGCCCGCGAGGGTGCCCTGGACCTCGAGCAGGCGCTGGACATGCTGGAGCAGACTGCCCGCGCCCTGGCTGCGGCGCACAACCGTGGCATCGTGCACCGCGACGTCAAGCCCGGCAACATCCTCATCACGCCCACCGGCCAGGTGAAGATCACCGACTTCGGCATCGCCAAGGCCACCGACGCCGCCCCGGTCACCCGCACCGGCATGGTGGTGGGCACCGCGCAGTACATCGCCCCCGAGCAGGCGCTCGGGAAGGAGGCCACCCCGGCCAGCGACATCTACGCCCTGGGCGTGGTGGGCCACGAGGCCGTCTCCGGCAGCCGCCCGTTCACCGGCGACAACCCGCTGTCGGTGGCGATGATGCACGTCCGCGACCAGCCGCCCGCACTGCCGCCGCACGTGCCGGCCACCATCCGGGTGCTGCTGGAGTCGGCGATGGCCAAGGACCCCCAGCAGCGCTACGCCACCGGGGGGCAGTTCGCCGACGCCATCGCCGCGGTGCGGGCCGGGCGCTCCCCTGCGCGACCGGCCGAGGCCGCGACCCCACCGCTGCCGGCTCCGCCCCCGCGCACCCAGCGGATGGCTGCCTCTCCCGTGCCACCGGCGGCTCCGACCGGGGCGACGCAGGCCACCGACTACTCCCCGGTCGCCCAGCAGCAGCGCGCCAGCGCCAACAAGGGGCTGCTGGCCATCCTCGCCGTGCTGGTGGTCGCCCTGCTCGGCGTGGGGGGCTGGGCGCTGCTCAGCTCTGCTGGCGGTGACGACGACGGCCCGCCCAGCGTGCCGGTGCCCACCACCACCCAGGCGCCCGCACCGAGCGCGACCACCCAGGTCCCCACCACCACGCGGGCGCCCAGCACCACCCGCGCGACCACCACGACCGAGGCTCCCAGCACCACCGAGGAGCCCACCACGACCACCCCGCCGCCGGCGCCCACCACCACCACGGCTGCGCCGCCGACCACGTCGCAGCGCACCACCACGGCGACTGTGCCCCCCACCACCACCAGCGCGCCCGCCCCGACCGTGCCCAGCGCCACCGGCGGGCGGGGCACCACCGGCGGTACCGCGCCCACCAGCAACGGGTCCACCGGAAGCGCCGGCGCCACCGGCACACCCACCCCCACGGCCACTTCCGGTGGCGCACCAGGAGCAACGACGGGATGA
- a CDS encoding DUF881 domain-containing protein, with translation MDARQRPRLWRVAVPLVCLLAGLLLSTTREAAQGGELRGTGATRLSDLVRGAQQDVAAAEVTRTRLRLQAEQLQQRAAASDDAVAAALADVAALQPGAGLSAVTGPGLTVTLTDASRTATGSYAADAQPDDLVVHQQDLQSVLNALWAGGAEAVMVQDQRVVSTSAPRCVGNTLLLHGRTYSPPYTVSAIGDADRLQDALAAERGVVIYKQYVARFGLGYKVQARDTLSLPAYEGSVALTSAVVVPR, from the coding sequence GTGGACGCTCGGCAACGCCCCCGGCTCTGGCGGGTGGCCGTGCCGCTGGTGTGCCTGCTCGCCGGCCTGTTGCTGTCCACCACGCGGGAGGCCGCCCAGGGCGGTGAGCTGCGTGGCACCGGTGCCACCCGGCTGTCCGACCTGGTCCGCGGCGCCCAGCAGGACGTGGCCGCCGCAGAGGTCACCCGTACCCGGCTGCGGCTGCAGGCGGAGCAGCTGCAGCAGCGCGCCGCCGCCTCCGACGACGCGGTGGCCGCCGCGCTCGCCGACGTCGCCGCGCTGCAGCCCGGCGCTGGGCTCAGCGCCGTCACCGGGCCCGGTCTCACCGTCACCCTCACCGACGCGTCCCGCACCGCCACCGGCTCCTACGCCGCCGACGCCCAGCCCGACGACCTGGTGGTGCACCAGCAGGACCTGCAGAGCGTGCTCAACGCGCTGTGGGCCGGCGGGGCTGAGGCGGTGATGGTCCAGGACCAGCGGGTGGTGAGCACCTCGGCGCCCCGCTGCGTCGGCAACACCCTGCTGCTGCACGGGCGCACCTACAGCCCGCCCTACACCGTCTCCGCCATCGGCGACGCCGACCGCCTGCAGGACGCCCTGGCCGCCGAGCGGGGCGTGGTGATCTACAAGCAGTACGTCGCCCGCTTCGGCCTGGGGTACAAGGTGCAGGCCCGCGACACGCTGTCCCTGCCCGCCTACGAGGGCTCCGTCGCGCTGACCTCGGCCGTCGTCGTCCCCCGGTAG
- a CDS encoding PH domain-containing protein produces the protein MSDYGATTQAWGPKPAALIYAAVGGAVLAVVAVAADEPAGRLLIGLAAAGLLLTALAGARSRPRLAVDAGGLTVRGPWGARRVGWTQLRGCEVVQHHRLGRRVGVLELTVQQDDRESLLLLTKAELGTDPEDVLWVVQGFRPDRFGADGSGGDGPGA, from the coding sequence ATGTCCGACTATGGCGCTACAACGCAGGCGTGGGGCCCCAAGCCGGCCGCCCTGATCTACGCGGCGGTGGGAGGCGCGGTGCTGGCGGTGGTGGCGGTGGCCGCCGACGAGCCCGCCGGCCGGCTGCTGATCGGGCTGGCCGCGGCGGGGCTGCTGCTCACCGCGCTCGCCGGGGCTCGGTCGCGTCCCCGGCTGGCGGTGGATGCCGGTGGACTGACCGTCCGCGGACCGTGGGGCGCGCGCCGCGTGGGCTGGACCCAGCTGCGCGGCTGCGAGGTGGTGCAGCACCACCGGCTGGGTCGGCGGGTGGGGGTGCTCGAGCTGACCGTCCAGCAGGACGACCGCGAGTCGCTGCTGCTGCTCACCAAGGCGGAGCTGGGCACCGACCCGGAGGACGTGCTGTGGGTGGTGCAGGGCTTTCGCCCCGACCGGTTCGGGGCCGACGGGTCTGGGGGCGACGGCCCCGGGGCGTAG
- the crgA gene encoding cell division protein CrgA: MPKSKVRKKSAPIGASSTRRTPVKVNAGPSNPIYVTVMLGLMLLGLIWLVVNYLAVDKISWMSELGSWNFAIGFGLMVVGLLMTMRWR, encoded by the coding sequence ATGCCAAAGTCGAAGGTCCGCAAGAAGTCAGCCCCCATCGGCGCCAGCTCCACCCGGCGCACGCCGGTGAAGGTCAACGCCGGACCGTCCAACCCGATCTACGTCACGGTGATGCTGGGCCTGATGCTGCTCGGCCTGATCTGGCTGGTGGTCAACTACCTGGCCGTGGACAAGATCAGCTGGATGAGCGAGCTGGGGTCGTGGAACTTCGCGATCGGCTTCGGCCTCATGGTCGTTGGCCTGTTGATGACCATGCGCTGGCGCTGA
- the pknB gene encoding Stk1 family PASTA domain-containing Ser/Thr kinase, with protein MSTPRRLSDRYELGETLGFGGMSEVHRGVDLRLHRDVAVKVLRADLAREPSFYLRFRREAQNAAALNHPAIVAVYDTGEAHTDEGPLPYIVMEYVDGETLRDLLRAEGPLSPRRAMEIMADVCAALDFSHRHGIIHRDVKPANVMIDRAGAVKVMDFGIARAIADGASTMTQTAAVIGTAQYLSPEQARGDHVDARSDVYAAGCVLYELITGEPPFTGDSPVAVAVQHVREDPRPPSTVHANVPATLDSIVLKAMSKNPANRYQSAGEMRGDLVRVLGGNRPTAPSVMTDAERDTILGPTGALSAASRRARAEEDLRLDDNGAHHDQRRRKGLLAALAVALVAVLALVGVFAFAYQSGPVKTTVPDVRNQPLAVAETMLSSAGFSAKREFITSATVEKNSVVDSAPPVGSSQEKGSVIILRVSSGPPQATVPQVNGLSLPEATAALTNAGFTVAPNPGRAVSSAQLLDKVVDSNPRSGTQTNANGTVALVLGSGPQLVPVPQVVGLDVGSAQGNLKQLQFASRVENVDSSAPQGKVVAQQPAAGGSVAQGSTVTLSVSRGNRVAMPDLVGITTAAAQASLEAAGWKGGSAGLSSTAVAVTDQSQQGLVQGQSITAGTDIDTTTPIAITVGRFQAPTTTPPAPTTPPEVAPIRCPVPGIALPLGCVP; from the coding sequence ATGAGCACCCCACGCAGGCTCTCCGACCGCTACGAGCTGGGGGAGACGCTCGGCTTCGGCGGCATGTCCGAGGTGCACCGCGGGGTGGACCTGCGGCTGCACCGCGACGTCGCGGTGAAGGTGCTGCGTGCCGACCTGGCCCGCGAGCCCTCCTTCTACCTGCGCTTCCGCCGAGAGGCCCAGAACGCCGCAGCGCTGAACCACCCGGCCATCGTGGCGGTGTACGACACCGGTGAGGCGCACACCGACGAGGGCCCGCTGCCCTACATCGTGATGGAGTACGTCGACGGGGAGACCCTGCGCGACCTGCTGCGCGCGGAGGGACCGCTGTCTCCCCGTCGGGCCATGGAGATCATGGCCGACGTCTGTGCGGCGCTGGACTTCTCCCACCGCCACGGGATCATCCACCGCGACGTCAAGCCCGCCAACGTGATGATCGACCGGGCCGGCGCGGTGAAGGTGATGGACTTCGGCATCGCCCGCGCCATCGCCGACGGCGCCTCCACGATGACCCAGACCGCCGCCGTGATCGGCACCGCGCAGTACCTCTCGCCCGAGCAGGCCCGCGGCGACCATGTGGACGCCCGCTCCGACGTCTACGCCGCAGGCTGCGTGCTCTACGAGCTGATCACCGGCGAACCGCCCTTCACCGGTGACTCCCCGGTGGCCGTGGCCGTGCAGCACGTCCGCGAGGACCCGCGCCCGCCGTCCACCGTGCACGCCAACGTGCCGGCCACCCTGGACTCCATCGTCCTCAAGGCGATGAGCAAGAACCCGGCCAACCGCTACCAGAGCGCCGGGGAGATGCGTGGCGACCTGGTGCGGGTGCTCGGCGGCAACCGGCCGACGGCCCCCTCGGTGATGACCGACGCCGAGCGCGACACCATCCTCGGGCCCACCGGTGCGCTGAGCGCGGCCTCGCGCCGGGCCCGGGCCGAGGAGGACCTGCGGCTGGACGACAACGGCGCACACCACGACCAGCGTCGGCGCAAGGGGCTGCTGGCCGCCCTCGCCGTGGCGCTGGTGGCCGTGCTCGCGCTGGTCGGGGTGTTCGCCTTCGCCTACCAGAGCGGGCCGGTGAAGACCACCGTGCCGGACGTGCGCAACCAGCCGCTGGCCGTGGCCGAGACCATGCTCAGCAGCGCCGGGTTCAGCGCCAAGCGCGAGTTCATCACCTCCGCCACGGTGGAGAAGAACTCGGTGGTGGACAGCGCGCCCCCGGTGGGCAGCTCGCAGGAGAAGGGCTCGGTGATCATCCTGCGGGTGTCCTCCGGTCCGCCGCAGGCCACGGTGCCGCAGGTCAACGGGTTGTCGCTGCCGGAGGCCACCGCGGCGCTCACCAACGCCGGCTTCACCGTCGCACCCAACCCGGGCCGGGCGGTCTCCAGCGCCCAGCTGCTGGACAAGGTGGTCGACAGCAACCCCCGGTCGGGCACGCAGACCAACGCCAACGGCACCGTCGCCCTGGTGCTGGGCAGCGGACCGCAGCTGGTGCCCGTCCCGCAGGTGGTGGGCCTGGACGTGGGGTCGGCGCAGGGCAACCTCAAGCAGCTGCAGTTCGCCAGCCGGGTGGAGAACGTCGACTCCTCCGCCCCCCAGGGCAAGGTCGTCGCCCAGCAGCCCGCGGCCGGTGGCTCGGTGGCCCAGGGATCGACGGTGACGCTGAGCGTCTCCCGGGGCAACCGGGTGGCCATGCCGGACCTGGTGGGCATCACCACGGCCGCTGCGCAGGCCTCCCTGGAGGCGGCGGGCTGGAAGGGCGGTTCTGCGGGGCTGTCCTCCACCGCGGTGGCGGTGACCGACCAGTCTCAGCAGGGCCTGGTGCAGGGGCAGAGCATCACTGCCGGCACCGACATCGACACGACCACGCCGATCGCCATAACGGTGGGCCGCTTCCAGGCCCCCACCACCACGCCCCCAGCGCCGACCACGCCGCCCGAGGTGGCACCCATCAGGTGCCCGGTGCCGGGTATCGCCCTGCCGCTCGGCTGTGTGCCCTGA
- a CDS encoding thiolase family protein codes for MRDAVICAAVRTPVGKRGGGLSGVHAVDLSAHALKALVERTGIDPSVIDDVHWGCVSQAGEQAGNIGRNAVLAAGWPESIPGFTLDRQCGSSQQTLHTAAASVVSGQQDVVIAGGVEVMSRVPMGSNVGTGAGFPFGSARTRYESQLQGEGFNGMFNQGVGAELMARQWGLSRTAVDEFAVRSHELAAAAQDDGAFLEEIAPITVDGTVVSQDEGIRRGSSVETLAKLKTPFLPDGVITAGNASQISDGAAALLVTTSEKAAELGLTPLARVHATAVVGSDPVMMLSGPIPATAAVLKKSGLSIDDIDTFEVNEAFASVPMAWLAETGAKADRLNPCGGAIALGHPLGGSGARLMTTMVSYLQRTGGRYGLQTMCEGGGMANATIIERL; via the coding sequence ATGCGTGACGCAGTCATCTGTGCGGCAGTGCGTACTCCGGTGGGCAAGCGTGGCGGGGGGCTCAGCGGGGTGCACGCGGTGGACCTCTCGGCCCACGCACTGAAGGCCCTGGTCGAGCGGACCGGCATCGATCCGTCCGTGATCGACGACGTGCACTGGGGCTGCGTGTCGCAGGCCGGGGAGCAGGCCGGCAACATCGGGCGCAACGCCGTGCTCGCGGCCGGCTGGCCGGAGTCCATCCCCGGCTTCACCCTGGACCGCCAGTGCGGCTCGTCCCAGCAGACCTTGCACACCGCAGCCGCGTCGGTCGTCTCCGGGCAGCAGGACGTGGTGATCGCCGGTGGCGTCGAGGTGATGTCCCGGGTCCCGATGGGCAGCAACGTCGGCACCGGGGCCGGGTTCCCCTTCGGCTCGGCCCGCACCCGGTACGAGAGCCAGCTGCAGGGCGAGGGATTCAACGGCATGTTCAACCAGGGCGTCGGCGCCGAGCTGATGGCCCGGCAGTGGGGCTTGTCCCGCACCGCGGTGGACGAGTTCGCCGTGCGCTCGCACGAGCTGGCCGCCGCCGCGCAGGACGACGGCGCGTTCCTGGAGGAGATCGCCCCGATCACCGTGGACGGCACCGTCGTCTCGCAGGACGAGGGCATCCGCCGGGGGTCGTCGGTGGAGACCCTGGCCAAGCTGAAGACCCCGTTCCTGCCGGACGGCGTCATCACCGCGGGCAACGCCTCGCAGATCTCCGACGGCGCCGCGGCACTGCTGGTCACCACCAGTGAGAAGGCCGCCGAGCTGGGGCTGACCCCGCTGGCCCGCGTGCACGCCACCGCCGTGGTCGGCTCCGACCCGGTGATGATGCTGTCCGGTCCCATCCCCGCCACCGCCGCGGTGCTGAAGAAGTCGGGCCTGAGCATCGACGACATCGACACCTTCGAGGTGAACGAGGCCTTCGCGTCCGTGCCCATGGCGTGGCTGGCCGAGACGGGCGCCAAGGCCGACCGGCTCAACCCCTGCGGCGGCGCGATCGCGCTGGGCCACCCGCTCGGCGGTTCTGGTGCCCGCCTGATGACCACGATGGTGAGCTACCTGCAGCGCACCGGCGGCCGCTACGGCCTGCAGACGATGTGCGAGGGCGGCGGCATGGCCAACGCCACCATCATCGAGCGGCTCTGA
- a CDS encoding aminodeoxychorismate/anthranilate synthase component II, which yields MRILVVDNYDSFVFNLVQYLGQLGVHATVVRNDDPVLDDIADFDGVLLSPGPGTPDRAGRSMELVHSCAASRTPLFGVCLGHQAIGASFGATVERAPELLHGKTSIVEHQGAGILAGLPTPFVATRYHSLTVRPDTVPAELEVTARTANGIIMALRHRELPIEGVQFHPESVLTQGGHRLLANWLRRCGFPVEESLVAQLEQDMRDSLGDLSELSPAAV from the coding sequence ATGCGAATTTTGGTTGTCGACAACTACGACAGCTTTGTGTTCAACCTGGTGCAGTACCTGGGGCAGCTCGGCGTGCACGCCACGGTGGTGCGCAACGACGACCCGGTGCTCGACGACATCGCGGACTTCGACGGCGTGCTGCTGAGCCCGGGGCCGGGCACACCGGACCGGGCGGGCCGGAGCATGGAGCTGGTGCACAGCTGCGCCGCCTCCCGCACCCCGCTGTTCGGGGTGTGCCTGGGCCACCAGGCCATCGGCGCCAGCTTCGGTGCCACCGTGGAGCGGGCCCCGGAGCTGCTGCACGGCAAGACCAGCATCGTGGAGCACCAGGGTGCGGGGATCTTGGCGGGGTTGCCGACGCCGTTCGTCGCCACCCGGTACCACTCGCTGACCGTGCGCCCGGACACCGTGCCGGCCGAGCTGGAGGTGACCGCGCGCACCGCCAACGGCATCATCATGGCGCTGCGCCACCGCGAGCTGCCCATCGAGGGCGTGCAGTTCCACCCCGAGTCGGTGCTCACCCAGGGTGGGCACCGGCTGCTGGCCAACTGGCTGCGCCGGTGCGGGTTCCCGGTGGAGGAGTCACTGGTGGCCCAGCTCGAGCAGGACATGCGCGACAGCCTCGGGGACCTCTCCGAGCTCAGCCCCGCGGCGGTCTAG
- a CDS encoding penicillin-binding protein 2: MNKPLRRVAFAVMVLIVALLCNITYIQVFQADSLRADPRNQRVLLDEYSRQRGQISTGGQVLASSEATSDRFKFLRQYPTNPRVYAPITGYYSIQYATTGIERAEDSVLNGSDDRLFGRRLFDLISGRDPRGGNVNLTIDPRVQQTAYDQLTSRGYTGSVVAIRPKTGEILAMVSTPSYDPNALASHDANVRQQAWAALQDDPASPLTNRATSETYPPGSTFKVVTTAAALGEGKITPNSQVTAAPRVTLPGTTTTLENYNGTTCGTGATVTFAEAFARSCNTAFAELGVAEGDAALRAQARALGIGTPAQDIPLPVATSELGPIDDDAALAQSAIGQRDVRVTPLENAVIAATVANGGVRMQPYLVQSLQGPDLSPLGDATSPKALDRAMSPQTAATLTQLMVGAEARAGSGGEINGVQIASKTGTAEHGADPKNTPPHTWYIAFAPAKDPQVAVAVLVENGGNRGLAALGSSVAAPVGRAVIAAALQGVPR; the protein is encoded by the coding sequence GTGAACAAACCACTTCGCCGGGTGGCGTTCGCCGTGATGGTGCTGATCGTGGCGCTGCTGTGCAACATCACCTACATCCAGGTGTTCCAGGCCGACAGCCTGCGCGCCGACCCGCGCAACCAGCGGGTGCTGCTGGACGAGTACTCCCGCCAGCGCGGGCAGATCTCCACCGGTGGCCAGGTGCTCGCGTCGTCGGAGGCCACCTCCGACCGGTTCAAGTTCCTGCGCCAGTACCCGACCAACCCGCGGGTGTACGCCCCGATCACCGGCTACTACTCCATCCAGTACGCCACCACCGGCATCGAGCGGGCCGAGGACTCGGTGCTCAACGGCTCCGACGACCGCCTGTTCGGTCGGCGGCTGTTCGACCTGATCTCCGGGCGCGACCCGCGCGGGGGCAACGTCAACCTGACCATCGACCCCCGGGTGCAGCAGACCGCCTACGACCAGCTCACCTCCCGCGGCTACACCGGCTCGGTGGTGGCCATCCGGCCCAAGACCGGGGAGATCCTGGCCATGGTCAGCACCCCCAGCTACGACCCGAACGCGCTGGCCAGCCACGACGCGAACGTCCGGCAGCAGGCGTGGGCGGCGCTGCAGGACGACCCCGCCTCCCCGCTGACCAACCGGGCCACCTCGGAGACCTACCCGCCCGGCTCCACCTTCAAGGTGGTGACCACGGCGGCCGCCCTCGGCGAGGGGAAGATCACCCCGAACAGCCAGGTGACCGCCGCCCCGCGGGTCACCCTGCCGGGTACCACCACCACGCTGGAGAACTACAACGGCACCACCTGCGGCACGGGCGCCACGGTCACCTTCGCCGAGGCCTTCGCCCGCTCCTGCAACACCGCCTTCGCCGAGCTCGGCGTGGCGGAGGGTGACGCGGCCCTGCGGGCGCAGGCCCGGGCGCTGGGCATCGGCACCCCCGCCCAGGACATCCCGCTGCCGGTGGCCACCTCCGAGCTGGGGCCGATCGACGACGACGCCGCCCTCGCGCAGAGCGCCATCGGCCAGCGCGACGTGCGGGTGACCCCGCTGGAGAACGCCGTCATCGCCGCCACCGTGGCCAACGGCGGTGTGCGCATGCAGCCCTACCTGGTGCAGAGCCTGCAGGGGCCGGACCTGTCCCCCCTCGGTGACGCCACCTCCCCCAAGGCGCTGGACCGGGCCATGTCCCCCCAGACCGCAGCCACCCTCACCCAGCTGATGGTCGGCGCCGAGGCCCGCGCGGGCAGCGGCGGTGAGATCAACGGGGTGCAGATCGCGTCCAAGACGGGAACCGCCGAGCACGGCGCCGATCCCAAGAACACCCCACCGCACACCTGGTACATCGCGTTCGCCCCCGCCAAGGACCCGCAGGTCGCTGTGGCGGTGCTGGTGGAGAACGGCGGCAACCGTGGGCTGGCCGCCCTCGGGTCGTCGGTGGCCGCCCCAGTCGGCCGAGCCGTGATCGCCGCAGCCTTGCAAGGAGTTCCCCGATGA